Proteins encoded together in one Pseudomonas arsenicoxydans window:
- a CDS encoding helix-turn-helix transcriptional regulator produces MKHTVAKYADTAPRFWRDDALPFIEARSIADGREVCYARHSHAHFSIGAITAGHSTYLHEQSAFEVSAGTVVLMNPGDVHACNPIDDQPWSYLMLYVETPWLTDLQHQLGFSQDSAYRRFSVTHTRDGNLFAGLKDLYAILVDPLQDVLSKHSAAVEFFTEVQQQLNPIAQPLREPNFKLERAADYIRDNCTLMLKLEDICEAAQLSPSYLIRAFKQHYGMTPHAFLVNRRIQFAREQLRNGKLIADVALEAGFADQAHFQRAFKQHLAATPGQYRG; encoded by the coding sequence ATGAAGCACACCGTTGCCAAATACGCAGACACAGCCCCACGCTTCTGGCGCGATGATGCCCTGCCCTTCATCGAAGCCCGGTCCATCGCTGATGGCCGCGAGGTCTGTTACGCCCGGCATTCTCACGCGCACTTCTCCATCGGTGCGATCACCGCCGGGCACAGCACCTACCTTCATGAGCAATCGGCCTTTGAGGTCAGCGCCGGCACCGTGGTGCTGATGAATCCCGGCGATGTTCACGCCTGCAACCCGATCGACGACCAACCCTGGTCCTACCTGATGCTGTACGTCGAGACGCCCTGGCTGACCGATTTGCAGCATCAGCTCGGTTTCAGTCAGGACTCGGCGTATCGTCGGTTTTCCGTTACCCATACCCGCGATGGCAACCTGTTCGCGGGCCTGAAGGATCTGTACGCAATACTGGTTGATCCTCTGCAGGACGTGTTGAGCAAGCACAGCGCAGCGGTGGAGTTTTTCACCGAAGTCCAACAGCAACTCAACCCGATTGCCCAGCCGTTGCGCGAACCCAATTTCAAGCTGGAACGGGCAGCCGATTACATCCGCGACAACTGCACCCTGATGCTCAAGCTCGAGGATATTTGCGAGGCAGCGCAGCTGTCGCCGTCCTACCTGATCCGCGCCTTCAAGCAGCATTACGGCATGACGCCCCATGCCTTTCTGGTTAACCGACGAATCCAGTTCGCTCGCGAACAACTGCGCAACGGCAAGTTGATTGCCGATGTAGCGCTGGAAGCAGGGTTTGCTGATCAGGCGCACTTTCAGCGAGCATTCAAACAGCATTTGGCGGCAACGCCAGGACAGTATCGCGGCTGA
- a CDS encoding VOC family protein: MQRVQKLTPCLWFDDQAEEAAKFYCSIFDHSKITAITHYGKAGQEVHGRPEGSVLTVSFELDGQPMTALNGGPVFKFNEAVSFQVNCQTQEEVDYFWGTLSAHPESEQCGWVKDKFGLSWQIVPVAMMDMMKDPDTTKSQRAMQAMMQMKKLDIATLQRAFNGES; encoded by the coding sequence ATGCAACGCGTGCAAAAACTGACTCCCTGCCTCTGGTTTGACGATCAGGCTGAAGAGGCTGCGAAGTTTTACTGCTCGATCTTCGATCATTCCAAAATCACTGCCATTACCCACTATGGCAAAGCCGGTCAGGAGGTTCATGGCCGGCCTGAAGGCTCGGTGTTAACGGTCAGTTTCGAACTCGACGGACAGCCGATGACCGCACTCAACGGCGGCCCGGTATTCAAGTTCAATGAAGCGGTTTCATTTCAGGTCAACTGCCAGACCCAGGAAGAAGTGGACTATTTCTGGGGCACCCTTTCCGCTCATCCAGAGAGCGAGCAGTGCGGCTGGGTCAAGGACAAATTCGGTCTGTCCTGGCAGATCGTGCCGGTCGCCATGATGGACATGATGAAAGACCCCGACACGACCAAATCCCAGCGCGCCATGCAAGCCATGATGCAGATGAAAAAACTCGACATCGCCACCTTGCAGCGAGCCTTTAACGGCGAGAGCTAA